CCCCGGCCGGGCGGGCGTCAGGCGCGCAGCTCACGGCCGTGCGCCACGATCGCGTAGATGCAGATGATGTTCAGCGCCACGACGATGCTGCACCAGAACGGGTAGACCGGCAGGTACACCAGGTTCGCGAAGGTGCTGACCATCGCGAGCAGGACGGCGGCCGCGCGGGCGAAGGTGTTGCCGCGCAGCACCCCGATCCCGACCAGAACGGTGAGCGCGCCCAGGATCAGATGCGTCCAGCCCCAGGCGGTGAAGTTGATCGGGATGGCCAGGTGGTCGGCGGTGGCCTGCTTGATGTCGTCGCGGAACAGCGTGACCAGGCCGTCGATCACCTGGAAGGCGCCGAGCAGGATCAGCAGCACGCCGGAGAAGAGGACCATGCCCACCCACGGCGACTGCTGCGGCCGGGCGTAACTGGTGTTCGAAGTAGTCATCGGGTCTCTCCCAGGGAGGTGAGGCAGACCACCTGGACGCCGGACTTGTCCAAGCGGGTGAGCAGACGTTCCAAGTCGTCGTCGGAGAGCCGGCCGCTGATGGTGCTCTGCCGGGGGATGGGACGCACCCGCAGATCACCGAGGGTTCTACGGAGCAACGGGCCGAGGAAGCCGCGCACCCGGATCTCGTATCGCTCCTGCATGACCTGCTCCCCTCGTACGGAAATAGACGCTCCTGAAGACACTCGCGGCCCGGGGCGTACCGATGCATCGCCCACCGGGGATGAGAGATCCCGGCAGCGGTCGGCGAATCGGGAGAAGTCATCCGTCCGGAATGAGGAGGGACGCGGCGC
Above is a genomic segment from Actinoplanes ianthinogenes containing:
- a CDS encoding DUF7144 family membrane protein, translated to MTTSNTSYARPQQSPWVGMVLFSGVLLILLGAFQVIDGLVTLFRDDIKQATADHLAIPINFTAWGWTHLILGALTVLVGIGVLRGNTFARAAAVLLAMVSTFANLVYLPVYPFWCSIVVALNIICIYAIVAHGRELRA